A window of Paenibacillus polygoni contains these coding sequences:
- a CDS encoding acyltransferase has protein sequence MTIRRWASFLCPDWRFITLKKPRIEELTPFRGLAFLAIVMQHSLAEYIYRADILPADSIMLMIVYHFTRFGTPTFVFLSAVLLFYNYEQKLHYPSFIRKRFGDIYVPFILWTLVYWISVRLMMYTNWLDAETWKSLVRELFAPQAGYHLWFIIMVFQFYLLFPLFRRIAIQIRNRLKEMEHKQQNRIVFAILLISGLAYGYLLYLSYYRMGQWAVAPGIGQTLLNHRTSIFVMYIFYFILGAVCAFMLDRFRSVMVKILPWNALLSILLFVYLAYDVLRGSGETMNLNISSYLKPTTFVLILSQMFLIYGILHLLSVKSTFYKLFTWVGRYSFGGYLVHALVIYWISSFTRPLQLAGYHLGFTLLTFALTVIVSLLISYGLSRLPFSRYLVGLGRRRIPATTTKQDKIEPGLKTPVTNSLTE, from the coding sequence ATTACTATAAGGAGATGGGCAAGTTTTCTTTGCCCGGATTGGAGGTTTATTACCCTGAAAAAACCAAGAATTGAGGAGCTGACTCCTTTTAGGGGGCTTGCCTTTCTAGCAATCGTCATGCAGCATAGTCTGGCTGAATATATCTACCGAGCAGACATCCTCCCCGCGGATTCTATCATGCTCATGATCGTATACCATTTTACGCGATTTGGAACACCGACTTTTGTTTTTCTATCCGCCGTGCTTCTGTTCTATAATTATGAGCAAAAACTGCACTACCCTTCTTTCATTCGTAAACGGTTTGGCGATATCTATGTGCCGTTTATTCTATGGACATTGGTATACTGGATATCCGTTCGATTGATGATGTATACCAATTGGCTGGATGCAGAAACCTGGAAGAGTCTGGTTAGAGAGTTGTTTGCACCACAAGCTGGGTATCACCTATGGTTTATTATTATGGTATTTCAGTTCTATCTGCTGTTTCCATTGTTCCGCAGGATCGCAATTCAGATCAGAAACAGGCTGAAAGAAATGGAGCACAAACAACAAAATAGAATCGTCTTCGCGATCTTACTGATTAGCGGTCTTGCCTATGGCTATCTTCTATATCTCTCCTATTATCGTATGGGTCAGTGGGCAGTGGCCCCAGGAATAGGACAGACTTTGCTTAACCATCGTACTAGTATTTTTGTTATGTATATCTTTTATTTCATTCTTGGCGCTGTTTGTGCATTTATGCTTGATCGGTTCCGGAGCGTGATGGTAAAAATACTGCCTTGGAATGCACTGCTATCCATCCTTCTCTTTGTGTATCTTGCCTATGATGTACTGCGGGGTTCTGGAGAAACAATGAATTTAAATATCTCTAGTTATCTAAAACCAACGACATTTGTACTCATCTTATCGCAAATGTTTCTGATCTATGGTATCTTGCATCTACTATCGGTGAAGAGCACATTCTATAAACTCTTTACATGGGTTGGCCGATATTCCTTTGGTGGTTATCTGGTACATGCACTAGTAATTTACTGGATTTCGTCCTTTACACGGCCGCTTCAACTGGCAGGTTACCATCTTGGATTCACTTTGCTTACCTTCGCACTAACGGTCATCGTTTCTCTTCTCATTAGTTATGGACTGTCTCGTCTGCCATTTTCTCGTTATTTGGTGGGACTTGGACGGAGAAGAATACCTGCCACGACGACGAAGCAAGATAAGATCGAACC
- a CDS encoding C40 family peptidase encodes MKVTKKILTASIAAVLLLGTVNMPAFVNQAYAATTTLEVIYGVNFRKGPSTSSDVIRMLQKGEKVTLVSKYSSSYWKVKDSNGVTGYISSSSKYTKTVSGSSQSGSSDSSSSSSSSATVEKVISAGMKYLGTPYKYGADRNSTKYFDCSSFVRRAFIDGAGVTLPTDSRKQATYVKNKGNTKSKISSLKRGDLMFFMSYKGSSSSSYSGVDKSKETVTHVAIYLGDNKMLHTYSTDSGGVRVDTITGKHWQYRFLFGGSAL; translated from the coding sequence ATGAAGGTTACAAAAAAGATACTTACTGCATCCATTGCGGCAGTCCTGTTACTTGGAACAGTGAACATGCCTGCTTTTGTAAATCAAGCCTACGCGGCAACGACAACATTAGAAGTGATCTACGGTGTTAACTTTAGAAAAGGACCAAGTACTTCTTCTGATGTTATTCGGATGCTTCAAAAGGGAGAAAAAGTTACATTAGTTAGTAAATACAGCTCAAGTTATTGGAAAGTAAAAGATTCCAATGGCGTGACGGGTTATATTTCTTCCTCTTCTAAATATACAAAAACAGTCAGCGGATCATCCCAAAGCGGAAGTAGCGACTCATCGAGCAGTTCATCCAGCAGCGCAACCGTGGAGAAAGTCATTTCTGCCGGTATGAAATATCTAGGTACACCATACAAGTATGGTGCAGACCGAAACAGTACGAAATATTTCGATTGTTCTTCCTTTGTAAGACGTGCTTTTATAGATGGTGCGGGTGTGACGCTCCCAACGGATTCCCGCAAACAAGCTACTTATGTAAAAAATAAAGGAAATACGAAGAGCAAAATCTCAAGTCTTAAACGTGGAGATCTGATGTTCTTCATGTCCTATAAAGGTTCAAGTTCATCTTCTTACTCAGGGGTCGATAAGAGTAAAGAGACCGTGACTCATGTAGCGATTTACCTTGGAGATAACAAAATGCTGCATACGTATTCCACTGACTCCGGCGGTGTTCGTGTTGATACGATTACAGGCAAACACTGGCAGTACCGTTTCCTATTCGGAGGAAGCGCACTATAA
- a CDS encoding ArsR/SmtB family transcription factor, giving the protein MIRANTDEKWLPLYEALASNVRLSIIKLLAEQPLNIKELAAKLNLSSAIVTMHVRKLEEVGITESKMIRKNGGTHKINSLSVDWIEIAMPQKAQNSRKYQEVSIPIGHYTECEVHPTCGLSTTEKVIGQYDDPRYFLDPERVNAHILWFGKGFVEYKIPNYVLQGHSLTEIELSFEIGSEAPGVNPNWPSDISFTLNGVKLGTWTSPGDSGHGRGVFTPDWWLDDVNQYGLLKIIRVTPMGTFIDGQRMSDVTITDIPVNRNQWTFRLATADDAKHVGGLTLYGEGFGNYNQNIILRLYHE; this is encoded by the coding sequence ATGATTAGAGCAAATACAGATGAAAAGTGGCTTCCTCTCTATGAAGCGCTGGCTAGCAATGTACGTCTATCCATTATTAAATTACTTGCAGAGCAGCCGCTCAATATTAAAGAACTTGCAGCAAAATTAAACCTAAGCAGCGCCATTGTTACGATGCATGTACGGAAACTCGAGGAAGTCGGCATAACAGAATCCAAGATGATTCGAAAAAATGGCGGCACACATAAAATCAACTCCCTTTCTGTTGACTGGATCGAAATTGCAATGCCGCAGAAAGCGCAGAATTCTCGCAAATATCAAGAAGTATCTATCCCGATTGGTCATTATACTGAATGTGAAGTTCATCCTACTTGCGGGCTGTCTACTACCGAAAAAGTAATCGGTCAATACGATGACCCCAGGTATTTTCTTGACCCCGAGCGAGTGAATGCTCATATTCTTTGGTTTGGCAAAGGGTTTGTAGAATACAAGATCCCAAATTACGTTTTACAAGGCCATTCACTTACCGAAATTGAACTTTCCTTCGAGATCGGCTCAGAAGCACCAGGCGTGAATCCAAACTGGCCGTCTGATATCAGCTTTACACTAAACGGTGTAAAACTTGGAACTTGGACAAGTCCTGGTGATTCAGGACATGGACGGGGTGTATTTACGCCAGATTGGTGGCTCGATGATGTGAACCAATATGGACTTTTGAAGATTATTAGAGTCACCCCTATGGGTACTTTTATTGATGGACAGCGAATGTCAGATGTGACCATTACAGATATTCCGGTGAACCGAAATCAGTGGACTTTTCGTCTTGCTACGGCGGACGACGCTAAGCATGTGGGTGGACTTACCTTATATGGTGAAGGTTTCGGAAATTACAACCAAAACATTATTTTGCGGCTTTATCATGAGTGA
- the arfA gene encoding arabinosylfuranosidase ArfA: MTNKAKMVVDKDFTIGEVDKRIYGSFIEHLGRAVYGGIYEPGHETADESGFRGDVLGLIQDLQVPIVRYPGGNFVSGYNWEDSVGPKEERKHRLELAWRTTETNAFGFNEFVDWAKKANTEVMMAVNLGTRGIDAARNIVEYSNHKSGSYYSDLRIKHGYKEPHNVKTWCLGNEMDGPWQIGHKTAEEYGRIALESAKVMKLVDPSIELVACGSSSIHMPTFPEWEATVLDHTYDHVEYLSLHQYYGNREQDSAQFLARSLEMDQFIETVTATCDYIKAKKRSKKKMFLSFDEWNVWFHSNENDSKIEPWGVAPPQLEDVYNHEDALLVGCMLISLLKHADRVKMACLAQLVNVIAPIMTENGGAAWKQTIYYPYLHTSVYGRGQALVPLIQSSKYDTKEITDVPYLEAIAIHNEEAGEVTIFAVNRHLEESLPVEVDLRSFGDCRLIEHTVLESDDLKAVNTAANPNRVTPHTNGNAVVDGTTVTSQLAKASWNVIRLKVSV; the protein is encoded by the coding sequence ATGACAAACAAGGCGAAGATGGTTGTAGATAAAGATTTTACAATTGGGGAAGTAGATAAACGTATTTATGGATCTTTTATTGAACATTTAGGTCGTGCTGTATATGGCGGGATTTATGAACCTGGGCATGAAACGGCAGATGAGTCTGGATTTCGCGGGGATGTTCTTGGGTTAATTCAGGATCTTCAAGTACCGATTGTACGTTATCCAGGCGGGAATTTTGTGTCCGGGTATAACTGGGAAGATAGTGTAGGACCGAAAGAGGAACGGAAACATAGACTGGAGCTTGCTTGGAGAACAACAGAAACGAATGCGTTTGGATTTAATGAATTTGTGGATTGGGCGAAAAAAGCGAATACGGAAGTCATGATGGCAGTGAACTTGGGTACACGCGGGATAGATGCAGCACGCAATATTGTGGAGTACAGCAACCATAAATCAGGCTCGTATTATAGTGACCTGCGTATTAAACACGGGTACAAAGAGCCACATAATGTAAAGACCTGGTGTCTTGGTAATGAGATGGATGGACCGTGGCAGATTGGCCACAAAACAGCAGAGGAGTATGGCAGAATCGCCTTGGAATCTGCGAAAGTAATGAAACTCGTTGATCCTTCCATAGAACTTGTTGCCTGCGGCAGTTCAAGCATTCATATGCCGACATTCCCTGAATGGGAAGCAACGGTACTTGACCATACGTATGATCATGTAGAGTATCTTTCTTTGCATCAATATTATGGAAATCGGGAGCAAGATTCAGCTCAGTTCCTCGCGCGTTCCCTAGAAATGGATCAATTTATTGAAACGGTAACAGCAACTTGCGATTATATCAAAGCTAAAAAACGCAGTAAGAAAAAAATGTTCCTTTCTTTTGATGAATGGAATGTATGGTTCCACTCCAATGAAAATGACAGTAAGATCGAACCTTGGGGCGTTGCACCTCCTCAATTAGAAGACGTATATAACCATGAGGATGCACTGCTTGTAGGCTGTATGCTGATCAGTTTGCTGAAACATGCAGATCGTGTAAAAATGGCATGCCTCGCGCAGCTTGTTAATGTTATTGCTCCGATCATGACAGAGAATGGCGGCGCAGCATGGAAACAAACGATCTATTATCCGTATCTCCACACCTCCGTTTATGGCCGTGGTCAGGCACTTGTTCCGCTGATCCAATCATCGAAGTATGATACAAAAGAGATTACAGACGTTCCGTATCTGGAAGCAATCGCGATACATAACGAAGAGGCGGGAGAAGTCACGATCTTCGCTGTCAACCGTCATCTGGAAGAGTCGCTTCCTGTAGAAGTAGATTTGCGCAGTTTCGGTGACTGCCGTCTGATCGAGCACACAGTACTAGAGTCAGACGACCTGAAAGCTGTGAATACAGCAGCAAATCCGAACCGCGTGACTCCGCATACGAATGGTAATGCAGTAGTAGATGGAACAACGGTTACTTCACAATTGGCAAAAGCCAGCTGGAACGTGATCAGGCTCAAAGTGAGTGTATAA
- a CDS encoding MerR family transcriptional regulator, translated as MEYTVHQLAELSGVSGRTLRYYDQIGLLPPARINASGYRIYGEHEVDRLQQILFYRELEVSLDDIRKILEQPDFDPVTALKAHYSKLTRKRDHLEQLLHTVKLTIESKEGGRKMQDKEKFEGLKAERIRKNETKFGAELREKYGDREINDSNAKLRGMSEQDYNQMQALEVEIIGLLKQAFATNNPASEEAEHLVQKHKQWLMYSWSKFSKEAYQNLADMYVADERFTSYYDEKAGPGAAQFLRDAIHHYVNKS; from the coding sequence ATGGAATATACCGTTCATCAACTCGCGGAATTATCTGGTGTCAGCGGCCGCACACTTCGGTACTACGATCAAATTGGCTTGCTGCCGCCAGCAAGAATCAATGCATCTGGCTATCGGATTTATGGAGAGCATGAGGTGGACCGGCTTCAGCAAATCTTATTCTATCGTGAGCTGGAAGTGAGTCTGGATGATATCCGAAAGATCCTAGAACAACCTGATTTTGATCCGGTAACTGCTTTGAAAGCACATTATAGTAAACTCACTAGAAAACGAGACCATCTCGAACAATTGCTCCATACGGTGAAGCTCACCATTGAAAGTAAAGAAGGAGGAAGAAAGATGCAGGACAAAGAGAAATTTGAGGGTCTAAAAGCCGAGCGAATTCGGAAAAATGAAACAAAATTTGGTGCGGAACTCAGGGAGAAATACGGAGACCGTGAAATAAACGATAGTAATGCCAAATTAAGAGGAATGAGTGAACAAGATTATAACCAGATGCAGGCACTTGAAGTTGAGATCATCGGTCTGCTAAAACAAGCTTTTGCGACAAATAACCCCGCATCTGAAGAAGCAGAACATCTAGTTCAGAAACATAAACAGTGGCTGATGTATTCGTGGAGCAAATTCTCCAAAGAGGCATATCAAAACCTTGCCGATATGTATGTAGCAGATGAGCGGTTTACTTCTTATTATGATGAGAAGGCAGGCCCCGGCGCAGCCCAGTTTCTAAGAGATGCGATTCATCATTACGTAAACAAGTCTTAG
- a CDS encoding WXG100 family type VII secretion target produces the protein MTRIVVPPERILEISKQFTQASEISKSMVTSLNANILSLQSQWSGITQERFYQDFQTARTQMETFTSRVSSIGTDLHSISVKFAEADGSQDTGIRTEGNSKDAWQEQTKETLSDAFDNGSSAWSTVNGLRGNLAMAGTALYSGLASTLVLTKTVEFKRSAKNPTRAVIHNAKWVTGKGPDTFLRNMARRIDKQFRQPGLVMKGLKGFDKWAGNLKIGKIGLGLSKASSFPEWTRNVVAGVQKGQYGMKISAIPKMISKKLFPINVGLNIFDEGIKTAGKIKSGTLTGTDVAVSASNVVIKSAAAGAGALVGGTLGTAFGPVGTAVGAYVGGAVGSFAGKHVASAAEGAIRWASGFFK, from the coding sequence GTGACAAGAATTGTGGTCCCCCCAGAACGTATTCTCGAAATCTCCAAACAATTTACGCAAGCGTCTGAGATCAGTAAAAGCATGGTTACAAGTCTAAATGCGAATATTCTCTCCCTGCAAAGCCAGTGGTCTGGCATAACCCAGGAACGATTTTATCAGGACTTCCAGACTGCTCGTACCCAGATGGAGACATTTACTTCTAGAGTATCTTCAATTGGTACCGATCTTCATTCCATCTCCGTTAAATTTGCGGAAGCAGATGGTTCACAAGATACCGGAATTAGGACAGAAGGAAACAGCAAAGACGCATGGCAAGAACAAACGAAAGAGACCCTTTCGGATGCATTTGATAATGGTTCGAGTGCATGGAGTACCGTCAATGGTTTACGCGGAAATCTAGCTATGGCTGGGACTGCATTATACAGTGGACTAGCGAGCACACTCGTCTTAACAAAGACCGTTGAATTCAAACGGAGTGCGAAAAATCCAACCCGAGCAGTCATCCATAATGCAAAATGGGTAACCGGAAAAGGCCCCGACACCTTCCTAAGAAATATGGCAAGAAGAATAGATAAGCAATTTCGTCAGCCCGGTCTTGTTATGAAGGGATTGAAAGGATTCGATAAATGGGCTGGAAACCTCAAAATAGGGAAAATCGGGCTGGGTCTTAGTAAAGCAAGCAGTTTTCCAGAGTGGACTCGTAATGTGGTAGCTGGAGTACAAAAAGGCCAGTATGGAATGAAGATTTCAGCGATTCCAAAGATGATTAGCAAGAAACTCTTCCCTATTAACGTAGGACTCAATATTTTTGATGAAGGTATCAAAACTGCTGGGAAAATAAAGAGCGGAACCCTCACCGGAACAGACGTTGCCGTATCTGCCTCCAATGTCGTTATTAAATCAGCAGCTGCAGGCGCAGGTGCCCTTGTTGGCGGAACCCTTGGAACTGCATTTGGACCGGTAGGAACGGCAGTAGGCGCTTATGTTGGAGGTGCTGTGGGGTCATTCGCCGGTAAACATGTGGCAAGTGCAGCCGAAGGTGCCATCCGCTGGGCTAGCGGTTTCTTTAAATGA